In the Thermococcus sp. genome, one interval contains:
- the cdr gene encoding CoA-disulfide reductase, with amino-acid sequence MMKKTVVVIGGGAAGMSAASRIKRLRPEWDVKVFEATEWVSHAPCGVPYVVEGVSPKEKLMHYPPEVFIKKRGIDLHMKAEVIEVEQGSVRVREGEEERTYGWDYLVFANGASPQVPALEGCELEGVFTADLPPDAVAITEYMEKHDVKNVVVIGTGYIALEMAEAFVARGKNVTLIGRSERVLRKTFDREITDIVEAKLRENLNLRLQELTLRFEGDGRVEKVITDAGEYSADMVIVATGIKPNTELARELGVRIGETGAIWTNERMETSVENVYAAGDVAETRHLITGRRVWIPLAPAGNKMGYVAGSNIAGREIHFPGVLGTSITKFLDLEIGKTGLTEAEAVKEGYDVRTAFIKARTKPHYYPGGREIWLKGVVDNETNRLLGVQAVGAEILPRIDSAAAMLTAGFTTRDVFFTDLAYAPPFAPVWDPLIVLARVLKF; translated from the coding sequence ATCATGAAGAAGACGGTTGTTGTCATAGGCGGTGGAGCGGCCGGAATGAGTGCTGCATCTCGAATCAAGCGCCTGAGGCCTGAATGGGACGTAAAGGTCTTCGAGGCAACAGAATGGGTCAGCCATGCTCCCTGCGGCGTGCCCTATGTGGTTGAGGGAGTTTCACCAAAGGAGAAGCTCATGCACTATCCTCCTGAGGTCTTCATCAAGAAGCGCGGCATAGACCTCCACATGAAGGCGGAGGTCATAGAGGTCGAACAGGGAAGCGTCAGAGTCCGTGAGGGGGAGGAAGAGCGGACCTACGGGTGGGACTACCTCGTCTTCGCCAACGGTGCTTCGCCGCAGGTTCCAGCGCTTGAGGGCTGCGAGCTTGAGGGCGTCTTTACTGCAGACCTTCCCCCAGATGCCGTTGCCATAACGGAGTACATGGAGAAGCACGATGTTAAGAACGTCGTTGTCATAGGCACCGGCTACATCGCCCTTGAAATGGCAGAGGCCTTCGTCGCTAGGGGCAAGAACGTTACACTCATCGGGAGGAGCGAGAGGGTTCTGAGGAAGACCTTCGACAGGGAGATTACCGATATCGTCGAGGCAAAGCTGAGGGAAAACCTCAACCTCCGCCTCCAGGAGCTTACACTGCGCTTTGAGGGCGACGGGCGGGTCGAGAAGGTCATCACCGATGCCGGCGAGTACAGCGCCGACATGGTTATCGTGGCGACGGGCATAAAGCCGAACACAGAACTCGCCAGGGAACTGGGCGTGAGGATAGGTGAGACCGGCGCGATATGGACGAACGAGAGGATGGAGACGAGCGTTGAAAACGTCTATGCCGCCGGAGACGTCGCTGAGACGAGGCACCTCATCACCGGCAGGCGTGTCTGGATTCCCCTTGCACCAGCCGGCAACAAGATGGGCTACGTCGCCGGAAGCAACATAGCCGGGAGGGAGATTCACTTCCCGGGAGTGCTCGGAACGAGCATAACCAAGTTCCTTGACCTGGAGATTGGAAAGACTGGTCTGACTGAGGCCGAGGCTGTTAAGGAAGGCTACGACGTCAGAACAGCGTTCATAAAGGCAAGGACAAAGCCCCACTACTACCCCGGCGGGAGGGAGATATGGCTGAAGGGCGTCGTCGACAACGAGACGAACAGGCTCCTCGGTGTTCAGGCGGTTGGAGCCGAGATCCTGCCCAGAATAGACAGCGCCGCCGCCATGTTGACGGCAGGCTTCACGACGAGAGACGTTTTCTTCACTGACCTTGCCTATGCACCGCCTTTCGCTCCGGTCTGGGATCCGCTCATAGTTCTTGCCAGGGTTCTGAAGTTCTGA
- a CDS encoding MFS transporter yields MSQRVAVAVRNASIANRYRYIPKMPRWFYSFVPFKVATGGSSALVSLYLLELGGSASTVGLTFALASLASMLGALFWGRLSDRTLRRKPFILLGFASVPVFLTLMAFVKTPAQLIAINTAYAFFLASTLSVPIALVLRSVRKHSWDYGIGKFNEISGWGWVLGLVLGFGLSRFLTIPQLFLTFALVGLPSIVMGERMIREVPIYINRKSIRAFGNYVVEKARYMPSFILHTNFSLPEGLRKFYLAFLLFWIAAGLYFPQMPVLLSDRGYPREIIYLALIANSAIAALNYTRVGAGMGRNKEDTLRRGLILRTGAFIAIMGGIFISPALLPLAFASYALAGYSWTFISVSSTAIVGERAGEKEKGSAMGTYNVVSSAGYITGSAISGALISSAGFGATLGLGLALLGGSIVLLRK; encoded by the coding sequence ATGAGTCAGAGGGTAGCCGTCGCGGTGAGAAACGCCTCAATAGCCAACCGCTACCGCTACATCCCGAAGATGCCAAGGTGGTTTTATTCCTTCGTGCCATTCAAGGTAGCCACGGGTGGAAGCTCCGCCCTGGTCAGCCTGTACCTTCTTGAACTCGGGGGAAGCGCCTCGACAGTAGGTCTGACCTTTGCACTTGCGAGCTTGGCCTCAATGCTCGGTGCCCTATTCTGGGGCAGGTTGAGTGACAGAACCCTCAGGAGAAAGCCCTTCATACTGCTCGGCTTCGCGAGCGTGCCGGTTTTCCTGACGCTCATGGCATTCGTCAAAACACCCGCCCAGCTAATCGCCATAAACACCGCCTACGCGTTCTTCCTTGCATCGACGCTTTCCGTGCCGATAGCCCTGGTTTTAAGGAGCGTCAGAAAGCACAGCTGGGACTACGGCATAGGGAAGTTCAACGAGATAAGCGGGTGGGGCTGGGTGCTCGGCCTGGTTCTCGGTTTCGGCCTGTCAAGGTTCCTCACGATACCCCAGCTGTTCCTGACCTTCGCACTGGTGGGACTCCCATCCATCGTCATGGGAGAGCGCATGATAAGGGAGGTACCCATCTACATCAACAGAAAATCCATCAGGGCGTTTGGAAACTACGTCGTCGAAAAAGCCAGGTACATGCCGTCCTTTATACTCCACACGAACTTCAGCCTCCCAGAGGGTCTGAGAAAGTTCTATCTGGCATTCCTGCTGTTCTGGATAGCGGCGGGTCTCTATTTCCCCCAGATGCCGGTGCTCCTCTCGGACAGGGGCTATCCCCGTGAGATAATTTACCTTGCCCTGATCGCCAACTCTGCAATAGCGGCCCTCAACTACACCCGTGTGGGCGCGGGCATGGGGAGAAACAAGGAGGACACCCTGAGGAGGGGCCTCATCCTCCGTACGGGGGCGTTTATTGCTATAATGGGCGGCATTTTCATTTCACCGGCGCTGCTGCCCCTGGCCTTCGCTTCATACGCCCTCGCGGGCTATTCCTGGACGTTCATCAGCGTCTCATCAACGGCCATAGTGGGCGAAAGGGCAGGAGAAAAGGAGAAGGGAAGCGCCATGGGGACGTACAACGTTGTCAGTTCCGCAGGCTACATAACCGGGAGCGCCATAAGCGGTGCGCTCATATCATCGGCCGGATTTGGGGCGACGCTTGGACTTGGACTTGCCCTGCTCGGTGGAAGCATAGTCCTGCTGAGAAAATAA